One window from the genome of Alnus glutinosa chromosome 13, dhAlnGlut1.1, whole genome shotgun sequence encodes:
- the LOC133854787 gene encoding transcription factor bHLH157, protein MGVSETASLLKKTLKSLCCSYGWSYGVFWRFVQRDSLLLTFEDAYYDEEVGAVIDMLPQVHMMGEGVIGQAAFTGKHRWLFSDSHDSISSFESQDIFQDDSDFGRQFSSGIKTIAVISVAQGVVQFGSTQKILERLEFLDQTKRLFWEMENADGLIPSENAFASLNNETYDPNGLFSSLISSGNSHNGDLNALQGDSFKELMGEACLATNLNQSSHSLSAIHDESMAPVLRDLAHPSNQLQTGGTEAQVLLSEKLSAQFHEVFLQSTSSVSTRSSEDSILTSFVPVLASETRVQDSPNVLNSKANSLESCRNKASNVQESRFTSAYSGGGLIDVGETIQEGSRNPMDSQHFCPSVLETATSTYRFSEQFKPADFTKEIFEFCPVDDLSQWFSPSPEHSISGMATALSNGLSQSIGVSSASSCLIGDEVFNDFPIKNLGNSVQSSVSNTFNSDGQVNPGIIHGAENDLFDGLGVDFGHSQSGECWEDLIMPVVSTAPDTGMSECISELDVGSVAGGPRKGLFSELGLQELLDGISNSNTFTKSSFEDQLSTTKRVRVDLSSVNSNQLQLASLACSSSSMNIMRPLYNLERKTNTPKKEVLPKSQVGLWIDDSYSINEGNAGLARPQKPEEPAKATRKRARPGESTRPRPKDRQQIQDRIKELRGIIPHGGKCSIDSLLDRTIKYMLFLQSVTKYADELKQSDEPKLIGRETGVVLKDNSMNGGSGGTTWAFEVGSQTMVCPIIVEDLNPPGQMLIEMLCEERGFFLEIADVIRGFQLNILKGVMEARDDKIWARFIVEASSHVTRIDIFLSLVQLLKQTTTGNDTTNQPSNNIDGVGINLMDCYQKPTLPRPISLAETLGC, encoded by the exons ATGGGCGTCTCAGAGACTGCTTCGTTGCTGAAGAAAACGCTCAAGAGTCTCTGTTGCAGTTATGGGTGGTCTTATGGGGTTTTCTGGCGCTTTGTTCAGCGCGATTCCTT ATTGTTGACTTTTGAAGATGCCTATTATGATGAGGAAGTTGGGGCAGTGATTGACATGCTACCACAGGTCCACATGATGGGTGAAGG aGTAATTGGCCAAGCTGCTTTCACTGGGAAGCATAGATGGCTGTTCTCAGATTCACATGATTCGATCAGTTCTTTTGAAAGCCAAGATATATTCCAg GATGATTCCGATTTTGGTCGTCAATTTTCCTCTGGAATTAAG ACAATTGCAGTGATCTCTGTGGCACAAGGAGTGGTACAGTTTGGATCCACCCAGAAG ATATTAGAGAGGTTGGAATTTTTGGATCAAACAAAAAGATTGTTTTGGGAGATGGAAAATGCTGATGGTCTTATCCCATCGGAAAATGCATTCGCCTCGTTGAACAATGAAACTTATGATCCAAATGGGttattttcttccttaattTCATCTGGAAATTCACATAATGGGGACCTTAATGCCCTGCAAGGTGACAGCTTTAAAGAGCTGATGGGAGAAGCTTGTTTAGCAACAAATCTGAATCAGTCCTCCCATTCCTTATCTGCGATTCATGATGAAAGTATGGCTCCCGTGCTCAGAGATTTGGCTCATCCTAGCAACCAATTGCAAACAGGTGGTACAGAAGCTCAAGTCTTGCTATCTGAAAAGCTTAGTGCTCAGTTCCATGAAGTTTTTTTACAGTCTACCTCTTCTGTTAGTACAAGGAGTAGTGAAGATTCTATCTTGACCTCATTTGTTCCAGTGTTGGCATCTGAAACAAGGGTTCAGGACTCTCCGAATGTGCTTAATTCAAAAGCAAATTCTCTTGAATCTTGCAGAAACAAAGCAAGCAATGTTCAAGAGTCAAGATTCACTTCAGCATACAGCGGAGGAGGATTGATTGATGTAGGGGAAACAATTCAAGAGGGGTCCAGAAATCCAATGGACAGCCAGCACTTCTGTCCATCAGTTCTTGAAACAGCAACTAGCACATATAGATTCTCTGAGCAGTTTAAGCCAGCTGATTTTACAAAGGAAATCTTCGAATTCTGTCCGGTAGATGATCTGTCACAGTGGTTTTCTCCTTCACCAGAACATAGCATCAGTGGAATGGCGACTGCATTGAGTAATGGCCTTTCACAATCAATAGGAGTTTCTTCAGCATCATCTTGTCTGATTGGAGATGAGGTTTTTAATgattttccaataaaaaatcTAGGTAATTCTGTGCAAAGTTCTGTCTCTAATACATTCAACTCTGATGGACAAGTGAATCCTGGGATTATACATGGTGCGGAAAATGATCTGTTTGATGGTTTGGGAGTGGATTTCGGTCATAGTCAATCTGGGGAGTGTTGGGAAGATCTCATAATGCCCGTAGTGAGTACTGCCCCTGATACTGGTATGTCAGAGTGCATCTCAGAGTTGGATGTTGGTTCTGTGGCTGGTGGCCCCAGGAAGGGGTTATTCTCAGAATTAGGCCTCCAAGAACTTCTGGATGGCATAAGTAATTCTAATACTTTTACCAAATCTAGTTTTGAGGATCAATTATCCACCACCAAAAGAGTCAGAGTGGATCTTTCATCTGTGAATAGTAATCAATTACAGTTGGCAAGTCTTGCTTGCTCTAGTAGCAGCATGAACATCATGCGACCCTTATACAACCTGGAGAGGAAAACCAATACACCCAAGAAAGAGGTTCTCCCAAAATCACAGGTAGGTTTATGGATTGATGATAGCTACAGCATCAATGAGGGAAATGCTGGTCTAGCACGACCTCAGAAGCCTGAGGAACCTGCAAAGGCCACCAGAAAAAGGGCTAGGCCTGGGGAGAGTACTCGACCAAGGCCCAAAGACCGGCAGCAGATCCAAGACCGTATCAAAGAGTTGAGAGGGATCATCCCTCATGGTGGAAAG TGTAGCATTGATTCTCTGTTGGATCGAACCATCAAATACATGCTTTTCTTGCAAAGCGTGACAAAATATGCTGACGAGCTTAAACAATCTGATGAGCCAAAG CTAATAGGCCGGGAGACTGGAGTAGTTCTGAAAGACAACAGCATGAATGGTGGGAGTGGTGGTACTACGTGGGCGTTTGAAGTTGGTAGTCAAACAATGGTTTGCCCAATTATAGTTGAGGACCTTAATCCGCCTGGCCAAATGCTTATAGAG ATGCTTTGTGAGGAACGGGGATTTTTCCTTGAGATAGCTGATGTAATCCGGGGCTTCCAGTTGAATATCTTGAAAGGAGTAATGGAAGCTAGGGATGATAAAATTTGGGCACGCTTTATTGTTGAG GCAAGCAGTCATGTAACGAGGATAGATATATTTTTGTCCCTTGTCCAGCTTCTAAAGCAAACCACTACTGGGAATGATACAACAAATCAACCTAGTAATAATATTGATGGTGTTGGGATTAATCTAATGGACTGTTACCAAAAACCAACCTTGCCACGTCCTATAAGCTTGGCTGAGACACTTGGGTGCTGA